One window from the genome of Balaenoptera musculus isolate JJ_BM4_2016_0621 chromosome 3, mBalMus1.pri.v3, whole genome shotgun sequence encodes:
- the FAM174A gene encoding membrane protein FAM174A isoform X1: MKVTHCSCCLSHLLASALLLLLLLPELRGPLEVLLQAAEAVPDPRPPDRGPRTLPPLPPGPTAAQSPGRAPAEAEGPRGAEGVNSSTPGAGLAAEDPGGKAGEEGPVGGVLAVSPNPDDKPMTQRALTVLMVVSGAVLVYFVVRTVRMRRRNRKTRRYGVLDTNIENMELTPLEQDDEDDDNTLFDANHPRR, from the exons ATGAAGGTGACGCACTGTAGCTGCTGCCTCAGCCACCTGCTCGCCTCCGCCCTCCTGCTGTTGCTACTGCTGCCTGAGTTGAGAGGGCCCTTGGAGGTACTGCTGCAGGCGGCCGAGGCCGTGCCGGATCCCAGGCCTCCGGACCGTGGGCCGCGAACCCTGCCACCTCTGCCGCCCGGCCCCACAGCTGCCCAGTCCCCGGGCCGCGCTCCGGCCGAAGCCGAGGGACCACGGGGCGCCGAGGGCGTCAATAGCAGCACTCCCGGGGCGGGGCTTGCAGCAGAAGACCCAGGCGGGAAGGCAGGGGAAGAAGGCCCAGTGGGTGGCGTCCTCGCTGTGAGCCCCAACCCCGACGACAAGCCCATGACCCAACGAGCCCTGACCGTGTTGATGGTGGTGAGTGGCGCGGTGCTGGTGTACTTCGTCGTCAGGACGGTCAG GATGAGAAGAAGAAACCGAAAGACTAGGAGATACGGAGTGTTGGACACTAACATAGAAAACATGGAATTGACACCTTTAGAAcaagatgatgaggatgatgataacACATTGTTTGATGCCAATCATCCTCGAAG ATAA
- the FAM174A gene encoding membrane protein FAM174A isoform X2, giving the protein MKVTHCSCCLSHLLASALLLLLLLPELRGPLEVLLQAAEAVPDPRPPDRGPRTLPPLPPGPTAAQSPGRAPAEAEGPRGAEGVNSSTPGAGLAAEDPGGKAGEEGPVGGVLAVSPNPDDKPMTQRALTVLMVVSGAVLVYFVVRTVRMRRRNRKTRRYGVLDTNIENMELTPLEQDDEDDDNTLFDANHPRR; this is encoded by the exons ATGAAGGTGACGCACTGTAGCTGCTGCCTCAGCCACCTGCTCGCCTCCGCCCTCCTGCTGTTGCTACTGCTGCCTGAGTTGAGAGGGCCCTTGGAGGTACTGCTGCAGGCGGCCGAGGCCGTGCCGGATCCCAGGCCTCCGGACCGTGGGCCGCGAACCCTGCCACCTCTGCCGCCCGGCCCCACAGCTGCCCAGTCCCCGGGCCGCGCTCCGGCCGAAGCCGAGGGACCACGGGGCGCCGAGGGCGTCAATAGCAGCACTCCCGGGGCGGGGCTTGCAGCAGAAGACCCAGGCGGGAAGGCAGGGGAAGAAGGCCCAGTGGGTGGCGTCCTCGCTGTGAGCCCCAACCCCGACGACAAGCCCATGACCCAACGAGCCCTGACCGTGTTGATGGTGGTGAGTGGCGCGGTGCTGGTGTACTTCGTCGTCAGGACGGTCAG GATGAGAAGAAGAAACCGAAAGACTAGGAGATACGGAGTGTTGGACACTAACATAGAAAACATGGAATTGACACCTTTAGAAcaagatgatgaggatgatgataacACATTGTTTGATGCCAATCATCCTCGAAGGTAA